The following is a genomic window from Globicephala melas chromosome 6, mGloMel1.2, whole genome shotgun sequence.
CCCAGCCTCTTGGGAGGTGGCCTTGAGAACAGAGTTCCAAGTGGGTCGCTGGAGGTGGCTGGTCTCAGGTGGGCCTCAGTAGCCGTCGTCGGCCCAGGTGACCTTGTAGTCAGGGTACCTGGCTTTGATCTTCTCAGTGGAGACGGAGTGCTGGGCGCGACCGTAACCCTGAAAGGAGAAGGCAGCTCTCACAGCCCTGTCCTGGCTCTGGGCGCCCGGTCAGCAGGGACACCAGGGGCCAGCTCAGGAGGGGGCTGTCATCCCCTCCGACCACACCAGGGCGCTCTCCTGTGGAAGCGTGGCCACCAGGGTGAGCAAATCTTGAGGGAGGTTCCTTTAGCTGGAGGCCCAGACCCCTCTAGGTGCCCCCGTGTATCTGCTGGTAGCTTGGTGAAGGGAGGGACAGGGGCCTCTTAGTTTCACCCCAGCACTGATGGCCTCAAAGCACTAAAGGATGACGGCCAGTCAGGCTTTTGGACCAGGAACAGCACGCAGACCGTCAGAGcagaggggcagggggcggctccctcccaccctgtgtgCTTCCTGTGTCATGCCACGTGAGAAATGGGGAGCCTACAGGCCCCGGATGGGGGGGTTCTGCCGCCGAGAAGGGCCGGAAAACTGAGCACCCCAGGTCAGGCAGCTTGGAGGGCCAGGTCTCCCCAAGCCAGGACTGGGGCCCTCGGCCCACCCAGGCCCGAGGCTGTGGGCTCACCATGGAGTAGCCGTACACATGGATCTTCTTGTCCTGGCTCTGGTGGGAGATGCGCCCGCCCCCCAGGCACACGCAGTCATAGCCTTTCTTCTGCATCTCGCCTGATACCTTGTCATAGATGTCCGCTGGGATAGGAAGGGGGGCTCAGCACGCGCCCTGGCTGCCCTTGAAGGCTGAAGGGGTCTGAAGCCCCGCTCTGAGCAGC
Proteins encoded in this region:
- the PHPT1 gene encoding 14 kDa phosphohistidine phosphatase; amino-acid sequence: MTAADLSQIPDVDIDSDGVFKYVLIRVHAVPPSGAPAGESKEIVRGYKWAEYHADIYDKVSGEMQKKGYDCVCLGGGRISHQSQDKKIHVYGYSMGYGRAQHSVSTEKIKARYPDYKVTWADDGY